A single Oscillospiraceae bacterium DNA region contains:
- a CDS encoding histidinol-phosphatase HisJ family protein — MLYDYHTHTAASFDGRDSLDAMAQAARNAGVAELAITDHIDLCGQKPESDCLVTEKEFERVRALYPDVSLVRGMELGQAHHDLSAADALMRDYQPEFTIGSLHNLKLALDFYFLTFNCAESAYEVLNLYVDELFELVAWGKFSVLGHLTYPLRYIPKELNIDFTRYYPRIVELFNVVIDKGLGIELNVAGMDRPEQGNRTHPDLPLLKLYRECGGEIITIGSDAHTADRVGANLQAGQALLREVGFTRLSRFTDGQLSFVAF, encoded by the coding sequence ATGCTTTACGATTACCATACCCATACAGCTGCTTCGTTTGATGGGCGCGACAGTCTTGACGCCATGGCACAAGCCGCACGAAATGCTGGCGTTGCCGAGCTTGCCATTACCGACCACATTGATTTGTGTGGACAAAAGCCGGAAAGCGACTGTTTGGTTACAGAAAAAGAATTTGAGCGCGTGCGCGCCTTATATCCAGATGTGTCGCTTGTGCGAGGCATGGAGTTGGGACAGGCGCACCATGACCTCAGTGCTGCTGATGCATTGATGCGTGACTATCAGCCGGAATTTACCATCGGCTCACTTCACAACTTGAAACTTGCCCTTGATTTTTATTTTCTCACCTTTAATTGTGCTGAGTCAGCGTATGAGGTGCTGAATTTGTATGTCGATGAGTTGTTTGAACTGGTGGCTTGGGGCAAATTTTCGGTATTGGGACATTTGACATATCCATTGCGGTATATCCCTAAGGAACTCAACATTGACTTTACGCGCTATTATCCGCGGATTGTCGAGTTGTTCAACGTGGTCATCGATAAGGGCTTGGGCATTGAGCTCAACGTAGCCGGCATGGATAGGCCTGAACAAGGCAACCGTACTCATCCCGATTTGCCATTGCTAAAATTGTATCGTGAATGCGGCGGTGAGATTATTACCATCGGCTCCGACGCGCATACAGCCGACCGTGTGGGTGCCAACTTGCAGGCGGGGCAGGCGTTGTTGCGCGAGGTCGGTTTTACACGCCTTAGTCGTTTCACAGATGGGCAGCTGTCATTTGTGGCGTTTTAA